In Carassius auratus strain Wakin unplaced genomic scaffold, ASM336829v1 scaf_tig00215565, whole genome shotgun sequence, the sequence TGGAAATACATTTTCCCACACACATATTTCTAAAGAACAgtgacacacacagaaacacaagaTCTAGCATGTTAGGTTTTGGAATCTGTCCCATTTAGAGAATTAAGTGTTCTGAAATCGCACCAGATCAGCCAAGCACACCTGCTCACCGGAACTCTACTGGTGGGAAGGAGAGCAGGATGGGGGAGAGAACGAAAGAAATGAGTGGGTAAAGGAAGGAATAGTGGAAGTgtagcagcatttttttttcagccattttatcttattttaccAAATGCTTTGATATAAGGctttgaaattataaaatgagACTGTATAATTGAATTTAATCTACACACAAAATTAAGTGGATTAAGGCTTCACAAAATACTTTGACACCAGGATACTCCGTTATCTTATTGAATTTCCATTGTGAGCAAGATAAGCACAGACACTCTTTGCACATGGAAATTACTAATTATTCTTGTTTTGCTTCCTCAGGATTGACATCTTTAAGTATGTGATCTATGGAGTGGCAGCAGCCTTTTTTGTCTATGGTATTCTGCTGATGGTGGAGGGATTTTTCACCACTGGGGCCATTCGGGATCTCTATGGGGACTTTAAGATCACCACCTGTGGGCGCTGTGTCAGTGCTTGGGTAAGATCAACCACCCATCTGAAAGAACTGATGCACAAGCAGGAGAACATGTTTAGTAATATGATGCAAAAAGCAATGATCTTAAAATTAGGCCCAtcgcattatattatattaaattatatctactatgtatgatttttttagtttggcttgtttaaaaaaaacaaacctcaCAAACTtcaagttaaagggatagtttacccaaaaatgaaaatgctgtcattaattacatagTATCGTTCCAAAACCTTAACTTTGTTCATCTTATGaacaaaaattatgatatttttgatgaaatcttgATGAGAGCTTTCTGTTCCTGCATAGACGTTCATGTGACATCAAACAAAAATGACTACTTTATTAAACTAAtacttctcttctgtgtctgtctttGACGCATGTACACAAGATGCATACTTGTGATGTTGCTGATGCAGGAGCTTTATAAAATTTAAGactaaaccactgatgtcacatggactattttatcgaTGTCTTTGCTACCTTTCTTGGGCTTGAAAGTGTCATTTGTGttactgtctatgcagggtcagaaagcactcagatttcatgaaaaatatcttaattgatgttcttacgggtttggaatgacatgaggttgagtaatcaGTGACAGAttctggatgaactatccctttaaatgaggGATCAAAACATTTTTAGAGTAGAACATAAGGATTTTTATTGAATTAGGGAAAAAAAGCTGTGTGATATGATCTAATTCTAGTATTACAAAATGGCTGATAAGGTCACTACTGTATCATGCATTCCTAATTTATGAATTACTAAAGTTATGGAGTTTACATAGCCAAGTTAAGACTGCTCTGTGCTAGCTTAGAATTCAAAATGCAGCATTAAAGACTAAACTAAATTATCCCTGCTTTGACCCACTTTAGCCCTAGTACCAAAGTACATAGTTGTAATTACTGTGTATGCATTTATGCCGCCTCTGAGCAGCATTATATAATCTATGTAAATACACTTCCCTTCATAAGAACTTCTATGCCACATTTGTAGTATAAATTTGGCATAACTATAGGCTACTTATATTTAGTTTATTCCATATGGTATAGTGTGGGAATACTTGAAAGTTATCAAGAAACACatacatttctctttctctcttcctcagtTCATCATGCTTACTTATATCTTCATGCTGGCTTGGCTAGGAGTAACAGCCTTCAGCTCCCTGCCAGTCTTCATGTATTTCAACATCTGGAACACCTGTCAGAACACCACACTGGTGGAAAGTTCCAGCCTTTGCTTTGACCTGCGTCAGTTTGGTTAGTAGCTCATCTAAGGAGACATTTTCAATAATTTCTCATGTTCTATGCATACTGGTGTAAACAAAATACTTAGCCAGGAAAATAAAATATGGATCTATGGATAGGAATGCTGCCTAGGAGTTTCTAGTCTAGATTAAAGTGCATCTGGATTACTAAATGCATTTATAAGTCATCAGTGAATGCCAAGTCTAGTTGGCTGTAGGGCTGGCTAAGATTATTTAAAACAACttagatgttttattttgcagtttattGGATTTTTTAGTGCAGAAATTACTGAATGTAACAGGCTGCATATATTAAACATCCAAAAGCAGagaataatgaaaaataactaatttatcatgaaaacctttttttgtgtgtgtaacagCTAAATGGCAGAATGCATATATAAACTCTATTAAGATATCATTAAACACTCGTTACATATTACAAAACACCATGGTGGATCATAACAGCTGGAAGCACAATTAtggcattaaaatataaaaaggtgctcacagtgtgtgtgtgtgtgttcactgctctgtgtgtgtgcacttcggatgggttaaatgcagagcacaaattctgagtatgggtcaccatacttggctgaatgtcacttcactttcactttttcactttcacttgatCTTATAGAATAGATCTGCTAGGTTGCTGCTGCTGCGGAGGAGCAAGTACCTAGACTTGCTACTGCTAATAAATCCACAACATGCTTCAGTGAGCATGtaggaaatactgctgctgcacatattaCACATATAAATAACCCCCCAACAAAGCAGGATACACAGAACACAATACAGTACAAGGCAATATGTACATGCCACTGAACATAAGGATAAATGGCTACATCAGTGGACATAAATACATCTACGCACATGAAGTTGAACAGACAAGGAAAGACAAGGCATCCCCTAACAAAGAAGATTTATCACCAATACATATGTACCACTGCTGCTCTGAAGAGCCATGTTAAATGCATGTGTTACTATCTATGTGTGCCTGGTCTACCACGCCGACTGGCTTAATAATAGTGGCATACGGCTATGTGAGCCTGGGCTTCCACACCGACTGGCTTAAATCTAATTAGACGCGCACTATGTGTAATGTTAATTAACAAAATGGATATACAGTATGTTGCAATCCGATAGATAAGGAAGGACTGAacttgaatgaaatgaaataaaagcagAATATAAACATTCTTTCTCCGGTTGCTGAACTACATTGCACAGCTAGAGCATACGTCACAACAAGCACATTTCTGCAAACTACACTACCCATATTGCATTTCATTCAGGATTACATCAACCATAGATAGTGATCTTAAGCTGTAACTCTAAAATCCATTCTTTCCGTAACACTGTCATTTATATGACTGCGATAAGCACAAGCAggtctcataaaaatatatacctCCGTTTACTTTTTGTGCAACACCATGTTTATGTACCTTACTGCATGTTTCGCAACGGTTTCAAATAGAAATGTCCACTGAGAGGCGCTAAACAGGGGTTCAATACGTGAATCCTGGCATGTTTTTATTACGTTGATATATGTACGTAATGctatgtttttattatgttgctaCTGGTACGTATTGCGGCAattcagaattcaaataaattaactttcGTTAAAAGTTAATGCGTTATCATGTTAAAAATATGgcctacaccaaacccaaccaAAAACTTACtggatagtgttaacaaatgcaaaccTTTTGTTGATGCAACTGTGCCATTTCAATTTCCTTATATGCAGATTTAAACTTTTGTCTCAAGTTTGTTTGCGTGCTCCATGAGCTACAGAGCAAACCTGCTGTCTATGAAAACCCATAGATATGAAGCTGGATACATGCAATGCTAATGTTCAAAAGTATCCGTTTTCAAATAtcccagaatatgaacatttctTTGAAATCATAACATGATATTCTTCAAGTAATTGTGCAAAAATTacgttttattaatcaaaactgtaaatgtgtgcctctagtgtttatttaatttggaaactgcagtgatatgtacTTACTGGTGCATATTTCGCCTCTCGCTAAAAGGTTTATGCCATGAGGCCAGGAAGGATAAGCGCGTGCAGCTGAAATCAACCACACACTCatcacaataaaaacattgacgtTGGGAAAATGAACGTGAACATTTAGATTACGGCGATGTATAGGGTCAATCCCAGTCGAAATGCATACACAagaattattttttcctttaacCCGCTTCCTCAGAGCGAATACATGCTCTAAACTGCCTTTGCTCCAGCTGTATAAATGCTAAATGCTGatgctaatattttttatattttgctgatGCATACAATGCAAACTGCAAACATGACACTTAGTTTAAACTTGTTTGTGGCAAATTGCTACAACAAACAAAAGCCAGGTATTTGAACATTGGCTACTGATACAGGAgaaaaccaatcagctgtgccatgtgataatgatgtcattacgtcAGATTGAGTAAGACCTATCGGGCTGTGCCATCTAgtgtttcatgccagaactctatATTTACATAGTTAAATCACCACTATTGATCTGTTGTGCACCTTTTTGCCATAATGAGAACCATTCTGCAATAAAATGACCTAAGCATGACTACAACTAAAACACTAAATGCCAGCTTTGGCATACCTAATTGTCATGTAAGCATGTACTATCATGAATTATTAAGGAATCTGCCATTAACATCTTACTTTATTTGAACTGCAGGAATTGTGCCCATTGGTGAGGAGAAAAGACTGTGCACCGCTTCTGAGAACTTCATCAAGATGTGTGAATCTAATGAGGTCAGCTGGCAGTTCTGAAGCAGGGCCTGTTTTATCCTGACTGATGGCCATCATCTAAATTCAGTCCGCCATTACAGTCAGTGACCAATGGCATAAAATAATTGTTGGGAGTAAGAGAAAGAATATGAATAAATTGTgaacatttttatgcttttaagtCTGAAGTCATTCAATTCCttcatataaatatgtaatacttaaaatgtaatatttatttgcaagATTGTGCAGCTCCTTGTATGGACAGTACCACAACTCACATGCCAGTGGATGTTATgctttcacaatattattattattattatagtaaggATGTCACAGTGgcttagtatttattattttgttttgaagaTCTAGGGCCAGATTTACAGCGTGCACAAGCATGATATACTAAAGAAATGCATTGCAAAATTAGCGATGCCCTTACCACAATAACTTCACAAGCTCAATCACATGTTAAAATCACATAGGAAATATGTGAAACACATATGAAACACATTTTGGAACATTTTAATGGTGTAAATATTTGAAACCCATATGATCATATATTGTCCACACGTGTCCACATTTGTTCACATGGGTTTCACACATTTACAGATTTCAAACACTTTCCAAAACCACGTGTCACgctcattttatgttttaaatgagtTTCACATATTTCACATGTGATTTTAACGTGATTGAGCATGTGAAGTTCATGTGGTTTTTCTGTCAAGTGAGTGTTGTGGATTATTTTTGAGGCTGACCTTGTTGTAATATGCATTAGAAGGAGTTTTCTTTTAAGGCACAACATTTATGGAGATCATTTACTCATGCATTGTGATTTACTAAGATTTGTGGTAGTCAGTTTACCAGCATTTGcaccatttatttgtttagtaaatctggccctggATTTATCTGTACTTTATGATTTTTCAGTGAAAACCATCCACGTTTCTCCTCTTCAGAgtcttttttttgtctctttctccAGCTGGATCTGACATTCCACTTGTTTGTCTGCGCACTTGCGGGGGCTGGAGCAGCCGTTATTGCCATGGTGAGCTTTTCCATTGCTGTCTCTTACTTTCTTTATTGCTCTGTATCTGCATTGTATGAATTTTCCCTGAATCTAAATTTCCTTTTAGGGCAATATATGAAATATGGATTGATTTATGAGTTTTATTAATCCTATGAATACAGTGACACCTGCAAGATAGGTAATATGTAATCTAAGCACAGCAAGTATGTTATAGAAATCAAGGAATTACAGTCTAAAGGCTTGTCTAAAATGCAATAGACATCCAAGGCCTCTTGTAAAATAGTGAGTGAGCAAagagaagagagagggagaggaacaCTCATCATTGAAAATGCAGGAGgtgttgttgccatggaaacagaaGAGGAGAGGGAAGGAAGGAGAGAAGCTTGTTTGGAATGTGATAAGTGATTGTGAGACACCATTTTCTGTGAGGTTTTCTACCCTTTGGTTTGAACCTTGGAAAGCGGGCTTTCATTGGTTAATATTAGAGCTTACGCAGAAGCTAAATAGAATAGCATCATATTAATTTGATGCAGTCTATAAACGgtaagtgtttttgcaatgcatTATGCTTTTGTCTTTGGCTTAAGCTTCCTTGCAGTGTTTGTGAAAAGCACAATGCATTTGTTTTCTGCAAAGGCAACAGACTGGCATCATTTATGTGAGTTAATTGCATTCCACAATGGTTTAGAAATGAGAAAACAGCTTGGACATTAAGTACTTAGAAACAAAGCGTCTACAGAATTGGATCATAATTTGTGCTCTtttgattatataattacatCATACCTTTCAGGGAACATTGCTGCATACTTGCATTTTGCTGAATTGTGCAGCAATGACGCCACCCATTGGTGCACAGAGGAATTTCAGCAAAAAAGAAGCGACTGTGGCATTGCATTGGAACTGCAGGAGCCATTTTTGTCCTGTGTGCATTAATTACACCATCATTTTCAGAACCACGGAAATTTGAAagcatagttcatccaaaattgaaCATTTTGCCATCAGTTATTTATTCTGTTGTTCCAGACATTGAACGTTTCACAGACCTTTCATACACTGATAGAAAATGGTGACCAAAGGCTCCAAAATGCCCCCTAAAAGGCATCGTAAGTCTTTCCCTTCAGTCATGGTTCTCATTTGTATTCTTTAAAAATGCACATGGATATGGAGTAATATGGAATACATTTGGCGCATCACAGTTGGTTATGAGACTAACAAGAACCAATGACGCTTGCCTACATTGATGTCAAACCTAGTCTGGTTTCTTTTGATGcacatattcaaatataaaagaaTATGAATAACATTTAAGTGCTTTGGGCAAGGACAAGATTATCAGTAAATAAAAAGGCATATggcttttttggagcttgacagcccttGTTCACCATTTACTTTCACTGCACTTATAGCATAAATAAAACATCTCATTCTCTTTTCCACAGAAgcaagaaaatcatacaggtttgaggGTGAAAAGGAGTTAGGAAGGCAGCAAGTAACCATCtacctttctcttttttttaatgatggcTACTGTGATAGGTGGTGGCAGTGTCTGTCCTCATCCGTAACCACGTCATTCTGACGTCTAAGAGCACGGGGAGGTACTGCACGCGTTTCTGAAGCCAACTCCAGTCTGGGGTGTCCCTCCCCCCATCCCAACACACTCTCTGTCCACCAAGGGCTCCGCCACCATCACCCACGACAGGGACTTTCATAATGACGTCCCTTAATTAGCTTGATTAAAATGACACCCAGGCTCTTCCATTTTGCAATATCGTTTCAGTTACCTGTACTTCCCCCACCTCCCCAAGTTAACCCACCAGTTCCAAGCAATAACCTGTGTAAATGAACTAACTAACCTGGCTTATATTCAGCTGAAACTGGTAACCACGTCATCCAATGGGGGAAATAACTGATCTGGTTGATCTCCAGCCTAAAATGGGCCTCTAAACCCCAGCAAAGTCTCCAAAGTA encodes:
- the gpm6ab gene encoding neuronal membrane glycoprotein M6-a isoform X3 — encoded protein: MEENMEEGQTQKGCSECCLKCLSGIPYASLIATILLYAGVALFCGCGHEALSGTVTILQTYFDVVRSPVDALDVFTMIDIFKYVIYGVAAAFFVYGILLMVEGFFTTGAIRDLYGDFKITTCGRCVSAWFIMLTYIFMLAWLGVTAFSSLPVFMYFNIWNTCQNTTLVESSSLCFDLRQFGIVPIGEEKRLCTASENFIKMCESNELDLTFHLFVCALAGAGAAVIAMVVAVSVLIRNHVILTSKSTGRYCTRF
- the gpm6ab gene encoding neuronal membrane glycoprotein M6-a isoform X2; its protein translation is MGCSECCLKCLSGIPYASLIATILLYAGVALFCGCGHEALSGTVTILQTYFDVVRSPVDALDVFTMIDIFKYVIYGVAAAFFVYGILLMVEGFFTTGAIRDLYGDFKITTCGRCVSAWFIMLTYIFMLAWLGVTAFSSLPVFMYFNIWNTCQNTTLVESSSLCFDLRQFGIVPIGEEKRLCTASENFIKMCESNELDLTFHLFVCALAGAGAAVIAMVHYLMVLSANWAYVKDACRMQKYEDIKSKEEQELHDIHSTRSKERLNAYT
- the gpm6ab gene encoding neuronal membrane glycoprotein M6-a isoform X1, whose amino-acid sequence is MEENMEEGQTQKGCSECCLKCLSGIPYASLIATILLYAGVALFCGCGHEALSGTVTILQTYFDVVRSPVDALDVFTMIDIFKYVIYGVAAAFFVYGILLMVEGFFTTGAIRDLYGDFKITTCGRCVSAWFIMLTYIFMLAWLGVTAFSSLPVFMYFNIWNTCQNTTLVESSSLCFDLRQFGIVPIGEEKRLCTASENFIKMCESNELDLTFHLFVCALAGAGAAVIAMVHYLMVLSANWAYVKDACRMQKYEDIKSKEEQELHDIHSTRSKERLNAYT